In Molothrus aeneus isolate 106 chromosome 3, BPBGC_Maene_1.0, whole genome shotgun sequence, a single genomic region encodes these proteins:
- the STON1 gene encoding stonin-1, with the protein MRCASASSFSYKMCSPNPANWVTFDDEPLFQSPQKLVDNQSSSRPNGLKLNLCSVHESSSRSSSTGSTPLSSPVVDFYLSPGPPSNSPLTTPTRDYPGNPCIPKSGIHMLYPIPEWPSNVNPSPSPGICSSLASQKPSSLPLSPSPNDHPGKTLVSKSADEGSPNPPGSCEELAPGHFPYFHSDCAFSSPFWKEGCSLSISPANASMHRKDKALDRSGCHPRNKETCHDQKSLNQGSFSYICERLEHLQADSCEAVENPPISSTHAWHKLSPAIPRSLFRSQKSDGWPFMLRIPEKKNMMSSRQWGPIYLSVLAGGVLQMYYEKGLEKPFKEFQLQPQCKLSEPKLESYNVSGKIHTVKIECVSYTEKRRYHPKVEVIHEPEVEQMLKLGTTDYDDFTDFLAAVEEELMKLPTVSRQKRNYEEQEMTLEIVDNFWGKVTKAEGKLVESAVITHIYCLCFVNGGAECFLTLNDLELQKRDERYFEKEQDKKWIEILDCHFHNCVKAQEFEQSRIIKFTPPDACRLELMRFRTRYDGQDLPFSMKAAVVVQGAYIELQAFINMASTAHIPTHLPSVKYCENVMIRFPVPTQWIKALWTMNLQRQKSLKAKMNRRACLGALHEVESDPVIQVSVGTAKYESAYRAVVWKIDRLPDKNSSLDHPHSLSYKLELGSDQEIPSDWYPFATVQFAVHDTCASGTEVKSLGIESDLQPQKHVVQKAFYSCQVEIEKKWIRLDGEDPDKAGNCLMQ; encoded by the exons ATGCGTTGTGCAAGTGCCTCAAGTTTTTCCTACAAGATGTGTTCCCCAAATCCAGCAAACTGGGTCACCTTTGATGACGAGCCTCTCTTCCAGTCACCTCAGAAACTGGTTGACAATCAGAGTAGCTCCAGACCAAATGGCCTTAAGCTCAACTTGTGCAGTGTTCATGAGTCCTCAAGTAGGTCATCCTCTACAGGCAGCACTCCGCTCTCATCTCCTGTGGTTGATTTCTACCTGAGTCCTGGACCCCCCAGCAACTCTCCACTTACTACACCTACCAGAGACTACCCAGGAAACCCCTGCATTCCAAAGTCTGGGATTCACATGCTTTACCCCATCCCTGAATGGCCATCAAATGTTAACCCTTCTCCATCTCCCGGGATTTGCTCATCCCTGGCCTCACAGAAACCGAGCAGCCTTCCTTTGAGCCCCTCACCTAATGACCATCCAGGTAAGACTTTGGTCTCCAAATCAGCAGATGAAGGAAGTCCTAACCCACCAGGAAGCTGCGAGGAGCTGGCTCCAGGACACTTCCCGTACTTCCACAGTGACTGTGctttttccagccctttttGGAAGGAAGGGTGCTCCCTCAGCATATCTCCAGCTAATGCCAGCATGCACAGGAAGGACAAAGCGCTTGACAGGAGTGGGTGTCATCctagaaacaaagaaacatgTCATGATCAGAAAAGCCTTAACCAGGGCTCCTTCAGTTACATCTGTGAGAGGCTTGAACACTTACAGGCTGACAGCTGTGAGGCCGTGGAAAACCCACCCATCTCCAGCACCCACGCGTGGCATAAGCTCTCCCCTGCCATCCCACGCAGCCTTTTCAGGAGCCAGAAATCAGATGGATGGCCATTCATGCTGAGGATTCCTGAGAAGAAGAACATGATGTCATCTCGGCAGTGGGGCCCCATTTACCTGAGCGTCCTGGCTGGAGGGGTGTTGCAGATGTATTACGAAAAGGGCCTGGAGAAACCTTTCAAGGAATTCCAGCTGCAGCCGCAGTGCAAGCTGTCCGAACCCAAACTGGAGAGCTACAATGTCTCAGGGAAAATCCACACTGTGAAGATCGAGTGCGTGTCTTACACGGAGAAGAGGAGGTACCACCCCAAAGTAGAGGTGATCCATGAGCCAGAGGTGGAGCAGATGTTGAAGCTGGGCACCACCGACTATGACGACTTCACCGATTTCCTCGCGGCGGTGGAGGAGGAGCTCATGAAGCTTCCTACTGTTTCCAGACAAAAGAGGAATTATGAAGAGCAAGAAATGACTCTGGAAATAGTGGATAACTTTTGGGGGAAAGTCACTAAGGCAGAAGGAAAACTCGTAGAAAGTGCAGTCATCACACACATTTACTGCCTGTGTTTTGTGAATGGTGGTGCTGAGTGTTTCCTAACCCTGAACGACCTGGAGCTCCAGAAGAGGGACGAGCGTTACTTTGAGAAGGAGCAGGACAAGAAGTGGATCGAGATTCTCGACTGCCATTTCCATAACTGTGTCAAAGCACAGGAATTTGAGCAGTCACGGATTATTAAGTTTACACCCCCGGACGCCTGCAGGCTGGAACTGATGCGTTTCAGGACACGCTACGATGGGCAAGACCTTCCCTTTTCTATGAAGGCTGCAGTGGTGGTTCAGGGGGCATACATTGAACTTCAGGCTTTCATAAACATGGCCTCAACTGCTCACATCCCCACACATTTACCCTCTGTGAAATACTGTGAAAATGTCATGATACGCTTTCCTGTTCCCACACAGTGGATCAAAGCACTTTGGACCATGAACCTGCAAAGGCAGAAGTCCCTAAAAGCCAAAATGAATAGGAGAGCATGCCTTGGGGCTTTGCACGAGGTTGAATCTGACCCCGTAATCCAAGTCTCGGTTGGAACAGCAAAATACGAGAGTGCCTACAGGGCCGTGGTGTGGAAGATTGACAGGCTTCCAGATAAAAATTCAA gTTTGGATCATCCACACAGCCTGTCTTACAAACTGGAACTGGGATCAGACCAGGAGATACCATCTGACTGGTACCCATTTGCTACTGTCCAGTTTGCTGTCCATGACACCTGTGCCTCAGGAACAGAAGTCAAGTCCCTGGGCATAGAGAGCgacctgcagccccagaaaCACGTGGTTCAGAAAGCTTTTTACAGTTGCCAG GTTGAAATTGAAAAGAAGTGGATTAGGCTTGATGGAGAAGACCCAGATAAGGCTGGCAACTGCCTAATGCAATGA
- the GTF2A1L gene encoding TFIIA-alpha and beta-like factor: protein MAHGSPVPELYKSIIEDVIEGVRELFAEEGVEEQVLKDLKQLWETKVTQSRATEGFFKHSHCSPRFSLQLPHSSHSLLQTSAASYVIQAGRGFQHFTAAKLGPPRVGVTLALPSCVAYPLQMPAGVMLQPAPGQLYKVNVPVVVTQASGDGSILHYPVQQMFHPLGQASVLQASLASVTQLNASAAHAAGETLQPQEAALQQAVLFKPSYVEKQHLENSTTLVQQPSVSLQEYEINAVLNQCSESTEKFQHDNLHTAVFTPECSEGLFIDESLASSSSNVLLDVEGQLDMEHPELLQQQVSDDIIDLIIAGESLDENAFLKDQGSMAPSDKVEPAEQAESDSPLEKDLCSDIEGISQLDGTGDVSSKEQIPHTKDKEENEFIGFIDSEDLRVLDDEEDYDEECDSSSNIESSGSDGDNEDLQIDIVEEDPLNSGDDVSEQDIADLFDTDNVIVCQYEKIHRTKNKWKFYLKDGVMSIEGKDHVFAKATGDAEW from the exons ATGGCTCACGGTAGCCCCGTG CCTGAGCTATACAAGTCCATCATTGAAGATGTGATTGAAGGTGTGCGGGAGCTCTTTGCAGAGGAGGGTGTAGAGGAGCAGGTTCTGAAAGACTTGAAGCAG CTTTGGGAAACGAAGGTGACACAGTCTAGAGCAACAGAAGGCTTCTTCAAACACAGCCACTGTTCTCCACGGTTCAGTCTGCAGCTGCCACACAGCTCTCACAGCCTTTTGCAGACTTCAGCAG cttCTTATGTCATCCAAGCTGGCAGAGGTTTtcagcatttcacagcagcaaaactg GGGCCCCCACGAGTGGGTGTGACTCTTGCTCTCCCTTCgtgtgttgcttaccctttgcAGATGCCAGCTGGAGTgatgctgcagccagcaccag GACAGCTTTACAAGGTGAATGTGCCTGTTGTGGTCACACAGGCCTCAGGAGATGGAAGCATTCTCCACTACCCTGTGCAGCAGATGTTTCATCCCCTTGGGCAAGCTTCAGTTCTGCAGGCCAGCCTTGCCAGTGTCACACAGCTGAATGCATCTGCTGCCCATGCAGCTGGTGAAacactgcagccccaggaggcTGCTCTCCAACAGGCTGTGCTGTTTAAACCGAGCTATGTGGAAAAACAACACCTGGAGAACTCTACTACCTTGGTCCAGCAGCCTTCTGTGAGTCTGCAGGAATATGAAATTAATGCAGTGTTGAATCAGTGCAGTGAATCCACAGAAAAATTCCAGCATGACAACCTTCACACAGCTGTGTTTACTCCAGAATGCTCTGAAGGACTTTTTATTGATGAATCCTTGGCAAGCAGCTCAAGCAATGTCCTGCTGGATGTGGAGGGGCAGCTGGACATGGAGCATCCggaactgctgcagcagcaggtgtCTGATGATATCATTGACCTGATTATTGCAGGGGAAAGTTTGgatgaaaatgcatttctaaaGGATCAGGGCAGCATGGCTCCATCTGACAAGGT GGAACCCGCGGAGCAGGCGGAATCCGATTCCCCGCTGGAGAAAGATCTCTGCAGTGACATTGAAGGCATAAGTCAGCTCGATGGCACCGGGGATGTTTCTTCTAAGGAACAAATACCACATACCAAAGATAAAGAAGAGAATGAATTCATTGGCTTTATTGATTCAGAGGATCTAAGAGTTCTGGATGATGAGGAAGACTATGATGAAGAATGTGACAGTTCTTCAAACATAGAGTCCAGCGGCAGTGATGGGGACAATGAAGACCTCCAGATAGACATAGTTGAGGAG GACCCCTTAAACTCTGGTGATGATGTCAGTGAGCAGGACATTGCAGACTTGTTTGACACCGACAATGTGATCGTTTGTCAGTATGAAAAG ATACATCGAACTAAGAACAAATGGAAGTTCTACTTAAAAGATGGAGTGATGTCCATTGAGGGTAAAGACCATGTTTTTGCAAAAGCTACTGGAGATGCA